The following coding sequences are from one Streptomyces sp. V3I7 window:
- a CDS encoding ABC transporter ATP-binding protein, translating to MTQPLLRAQGLVKKHGTTPALRGASVDLHAGEILAVTGASGSGKSTLLHCLAGIVTPDEGSVEYAGELLERLPEPRLSELRRTDFGVVFQFGQLIPELTAADNVALPLMLAGASRTAARERAGRWLERFGVRGQEGLRPGEMSGGQAQRVALARALVTDPKAVFADEPTGALDSLAGEQVMTALVHAARESGTAVLLITHDAQVAAYSDREVSLRDGVVLDSLGAPVAPAAPSSEVSR from the coding sequence ATGACCCAGCCACTGCTGAGAGCCCAGGGGCTCGTCAAGAAGCACGGCACCACACCGGCGCTGCGCGGCGCGTCGGTGGACCTGCACGCGGGCGAGATCCTGGCCGTCACCGGGGCCAGCGGCAGCGGGAAGTCCACGCTGCTGCACTGCCTGGCGGGCATCGTCACGCCGGACGAGGGCAGCGTCGAGTACGCCGGTGAGCTGCTCGAACGGCTTCCGGAGCCGCGGCTCAGCGAGCTGCGGCGGACCGACTTCGGGGTGGTGTTCCAGTTCGGGCAGCTGATACCCGAGCTGACCGCCGCCGACAACGTGGCGCTGCCGCTGATGCTCGCGGGCGCCTCGCGCACGGCCGCGCGGGAGCGGGCGGGCCGGTGGCTGGAGCGGTTCGGCGTCCGGGGGCAGGAGGGGCTGCGGCCCGGCGAGATGAGCGGCGGCCAGGCCCAGCGGGTCGCGCTGGCGCGGGCCCTGGTCACGGACCCGAAGGCCGTCTTCGCCGACGAGCCGACCGGCGCGCTCGACTCCCTCGCCGGGGAGCAGGTGATGACCGCGCTGGTCCACGCGGCCCGCGAGTCCGGCACGGCGGTGCTCCTCATCACGCACGACGCCCAGGTGGCGGCGTACTCGGACCGGGAGGTGTCGCTGCGGGACGGCGTCGTGCTCGACTCCCTCGGCGCACCCGTCGCGCCGGCCGCGCCCTCGTCGGAGGTGTCCCGGTGA
- a CDS encoding HNH endonuclease yields the protein MPHVLVLNASYEPLGVVPLHRALVLVLENKAVCLEESGAYLHSATVTLPAPSVVRLKRFVRVPYRGPVPLTRRALFARDGGRCMYCGGVATSVDHVIPRSRGGKHVWDNVVASCRRCNHVKADRHLFEIGWRLRHKPAPPTGLAWRIIGTGHRDPRWLPYLQPYGAEAALARIDGISA from the coding sequence GTGCCGCATGTCCTGGTCCTCAACGCGTCGTACGAGCCGCTCGGCGTCGTACCGCTTCACCGCGCGCTCGTCCTCGTCCTCGAGAACAAGGCAGTCTGCCTCGAGGAGTCCGGCGCCTATCTGCACAGCGCGACCGTCACGCTCCCCGCACCCAGCGTGGTCCGGCTCAAGCGTTTCGTGCGGGTTCCCTACCGGGGGCCCGTTCCTCTGACCCGACGGGCGCTGTTCGCCCGTGACGGGGGCCGGTGCATGTACTGCGGTGGCGTCGCAACCAGCGTCGACCACGTCATCCCGCGCAGCCGCGGGGGCAAGCACGTCTGGGACAACGTGGTGGCGTCCTGCCGCCGCTGCAACCACGTCAAGGCCGACCGTCACCTCTTCGAGATCGGCTGGCGGCTGCGCCACAAACCCGCCCCACCCACCGGCCTGGCCTGGCGCATCATCGGCACCGGGCACAGGGACCCACGCTGGCTGCCCTACTTGCAGCCCTACGGCGCCGAGGCCGCCTTGGCCCGGATCGACGGCATTTCCGCCTGA
- a CDS encoding mechanosensitive ion channel family protein translates to MAAGSSPSPSPSPSARTTRVPTFQDAQQSATHAAGWIEENWSTWLAMGLRILLIVVIAAVLRVVVRRAITKLIDRMNRTVQAVDNTALGGLLVHAERRRQRSQAIGSVLRSVASFLILGTAALMILATFQINLAPLLASAGVAGVAIGFGARNLVTDFLSGVFMILEDQYGVGDQIDAGIASGEVIEVGLRVTKLRGENGEIWYVRNGEVKRIGNLSQGWATANVDVTVRSGEDLDKVKATLDDVAERMSKQEPWNEILWGPIEVLGLDSVQIDSMTVRVTAKTMPGKAVAVERELRWRVKRAFDAAQIPLVGESPHVTEEPDAAVVDAAAPSAYANPTSPQSREASPITPVAPAVTPPRSLGK, encoded by the coding sequence ATGGCCGCTGGTTCGTCGCCGTCGCCCTCGCCGTCCCCGTCCGCGAGGACGACCCGGGTGCCGACGTTCCAGGACGCCCAGCAGAGCGCGACGCACGCCGCCGGCTGGATCGAGGAGAACTGGTCCACGTGGCTCGCCATGGGGCTCAGGATCCTGCTGATCGTGGTGATCGCGGCGGTGCTGCGCGTGGTCGTACGGCGCGCGATCACCAAGCTGATCGACCGCATGAACCGCACCGTCCAGGCCGTCGACAACACGGCGCTGGGCGGACTGCTGGTCCACGCCGAGCGCCGCCGCCAGCGCTCGCAGGCGATCGGCTCGGTGCTGCGCTCGGTGGCGAGCTTCCTGATCCTCGGCACCGCGGCCCTGATGATCCTGGCCACGTTCCAGATCAACCTGGCCCCGCTGCTGGCGTCCGCCGGTGTCGCCGGTGTCGCGATCGGTTTCGGCGCCCGCAACCTGGTGACGGACTTCCTCTCCGGCGTCTTCATGATCCTGGAGGACCAGTACGGCGTCGGCGACCAGATCGACGCGGGCATCGCCTCCGGCGAGGTCATCGAGGTCGGCCTGCGCGTGACCAAGCTGCGCGGCGAGAACGGCGAGATCTGGTACGTCCGCAACGGCGAGGTCAAGCGGATCGGCAACCTCTCGCAGGGCTGGGCGACCGCCAACGTCGACGTGACGGTCCGCTCCGGCGAGGACCTGGACAAGGTGAAGGCCACCCTGGACGACGTCGCCGAGCGGATGAGCAAGCAGGAGCCCTGGAACGAGATCCTCTGGGGTCCGATCGAGGTGCTCGGCCTGGACAGCGTCCAGATCGACTCGATGACGGTCCGCGTCACCGCCAAGACGATGCCGGGCAAGGCCGTGGCCGTCGAACGCGAGCTGCGCTGGCGCGTCAAGCGCGCCTTCGACGCCGCCCAGATCCCCCTGGTCGGCGAGTCCCCGCACGTCACGGAGGAGCCCGACGCCGCCGTCGTGGACGCCGCCGCCCCGTCGGCGTACGCCAACCCCACGTCCCCGCAGTCCCGCGAGGCGTCGCCGATCACGCCGGTCGCGCCCGCCGTCACCCCGCCGCGGTCGCTCGGGAAGTAG
- a CDS encoding PadR family transcriptional regulator: MSTRHILLGLLATGPSHGYDLKRRHDERFPQARPLAYGQVYTTLQRLVRDGLAEVSGTDADGGPERTLYRATAAGADELARWAGEIAPPAPYVTNEIFAKVVVSILSGGDPAAYLRAQRAAHMERMRELTAVKTGAHADLATVLSADYALNHLDADLRWMNTTAARLTPLITEVDSA; this comes from the coding sequence ATGAGCACCCGTCACATCCTTCTGGGGCTGCTCGCGACAGGGCCGAGCCATGGCTACGACCTGAAGCGGCGCCACGACGAACGCTTCCCGCAAGCCCGCCCGCTCGCCTACGGGCAGGTCTACACGACCTTGCAGCGCCTGGTCCGCGACGGCCTCGCGGAGGTCAGCGGCACCGACGCGGACGGCGGACCCGAACGGACGCTGTACCGCGCGACGGCCGCCGGTGCGGACGAACTGGCCCGTTGGGCCGGGGAGATCGCCCCGCCGGCGCCGTACGTGACGAACGAGATCTTCGCGAAGGTCGTCGTGTCGATCCTCTCCGGCGGCGACCCGGCCGCCTATCTACGCGCCCAGAGGGCGGCGCACATGGAACGCATGCGGGAGCTCACGGCCGTCAAGACCGGCGCCCACGCCGATCTGGCGACCGTGCTCTCCGCCGACTACGCCCTCAATCACCTGGATGCCGACCTCCGCTGGATGAACACCACGGCGGCCCGGCTCACCCCCCTGATCACGGAGGTCGACAGCGCATGA
- a CDS encoding serine/threonine-protein kinase, producing the protein MSQAGQTCQRPGCDGTYEDMGGGELYCGTCGLAPVVSVTGTVASPPTGLAGGGSASGTNSRSTAGSRTSSQSSRSRRSVSGRLSRSLSGGAGGRSVSVRGAGSAAGSSGRGRLGAGLVAVEQVPRPDPRARVLENPEVPERKRFCSRSDCAAPVGRSRGERAGRTEGFCTKCGHPYSFVPKLRAGDIVHGQYEVAGCLAHGGLGWIYLAVDRAVADRWVVLKGLLDTGDQDAMAAAISERRFLAEIEHANIVRIYNFVEHLDQRTGSLDGYIVMEYVGGRSLKDIANARRTVDGRRDPLPVEQACAYGIEALEALGHLHDRNLLYCDFKVDNAIQTEDQLKLIDMGAVRRMDDEESAIYGTIGYQAPEVAEAGPSVASDLYTVGRTLAVLTFDFQGYTSTYTDALPDPDHIEVFRRYESFYRLLVRATDPDPARRFASAQEMSDQLTGVLREVVSLQTGRARPALSTLFGPEPRVTDTELFPRITGDVSRLGVRGPSPAAASSAAASSVPALSPGLVRPVATAAAALALPAPLVDPADPNAGFLAGLLAPAPAELISALAGAPSRTLETRLRLVRARLENGEAETALASLAELEAERPDDWRVVWCRGVAALVTGDFEAAAPAFDAVYDAFPGEAAPKLALGLCAEVLGQLDNAAEYYRLVWSTDPSFVSAAFGLARVQLASGDRQGAVRTLESVPESSIHYTAARVAAVRARLRERAAGAADGAGGSFPDEADGSFLDDLTAAAGQVEALDAYGLDPARREQLSAEVLGCALDWILSGGQGVPPAAGGGGRVLLGSGLDERGLRFGLERSYRTLARLAPGGEERIDLVERANRYRPRTWV; encoded by the coding sequence ATGAGTCAGGCGGGACAGACGTGCCAGCGGCCCGGCTGCGACGGCACGTACGAGGACATGGGCGGCGGCGAGCTGTACTGCGGCACCTGCGGTCTGGCGCCGGTCGTCTCGGTCACCGGGACGGTCGCCTCGCCGCCCACGGGACTCGCCGGCGGCGGCTCGGCGAGCGGCACCAACTCGCGCTCCACCGCCGGTTCGCGCACGTCCTCGCAGTCGTCGCGGTCGCGGCGCTCGGTGTCGGGACGGCTCTCCCGCTCGCTGTCGGGCGGGGCGGGCGGGCGCTCGGTGTCGGTGCGCGGCGCCGGTTCCGCCGCCGGGTCGTCCGGGCGCGGCCGGCTGGGCGCGGGTCTGGTGGCGGTGGAGCAGGTGCCGCGGCCCGACCCGCGCGCGAGGGTGCTGGAGAACCCCGAGGTGCCCGAGCGCAAGCGGTTCTGCTCACGCTCGGACTGCGCGGCGCCGGTGGGGCGTTCACGGGGTGAGCGGGCGGGGCGGACGGAGGGGTTCTGCACCAAGTGCGGGCACCCGTACTCGTTCGTGCCGAAGCTGCGGGCCGGGGACATCGTGCACGGCCAGTACGAGGTCGCGGGCTGTCTGGCGCACGGCGGTCTTGGCTGGATCTACCTCGCGGTGGACCGGGCGGTGGCGGACCGATGGGTGGTGCTCAAGGGTCTGCTGGACACCGGCGACCAGGACGCGATGGCCGCCGCGATCTCCGAGCGCCGCTTCCTCGCGGAGATCGAGCACGCCAACATCGTGCGGATCTACAACTTCGTGGAGCACCTCGACCAGCGCACCGGCTCCCTCGACGGCTACATCGTCATGGAGTACGTCGGCGGCCGCTCGCTCAAGGACATCGCCAACGCCCGCCGGACGGTGGACGGCAGGCGTGATCCGCTGCCGGTGGAGCAGGCGTGCGCGTACGGCATCGAGGCCCTGGAGGCGCTCGGCCATCTGCACGACCGCAACCTGCTGTACTGCGACTTCAAGGTGGACAACGCGATCCAGACCGAGGACCAGCTCAAGCTGATCGACATGGGCGCCGTGCGGCGGATGGACGACGAGGAGTCGGCGATCTACGGCACGATCGGCTACCAGGCGCCGGAGGTCGCCGAGGCGGGCCCGTCGGTGGCCAGCGACCTCTACACGGTGGGCCGGACCCTGGCCGTGCTGACCTTCGACTTCCAGGGCTACACGAGCACCTACACGGACGCGCTGCCCGACCCCGACCACATCGAGGTCTTCCGCCGCTACGAGTCCTTCTACCGCCTGCTGGTCCGCGCGACCGACCCGGACCCGGCGCGCCGCTTCGCCTCCGCGCAGGAGATGTCCGATCAGCTGACCGGCGTCCTGCGGGAGGTCGTCTCCCTCCAGACGGGCCGGGCCCGCCCCGCCCTCTCGACGCTGTTCGGTCCCGAACCGAGGGTCACCGACACGGAGTTGTTCCCGCGGATCACGGGGGACGTCTCGCGCCTGGGGGTCCGCGGCCCCTCCCCGGCGGCAGCCTCCTCCGCAGCGGCTTCGTCCGTCCCGGCCCTCTCCCCGGGCCTCGTGCGGCCCGTCGCCACGGCCGCCGCCGCGCTCGCGCTGCCCGCCCCGCTCGTCGACCCCGCCGACCCCAACGCCGGTTTCCTCGCCGGCCTGCTGGCGCCCGCGCCGGCCGAGCTGATCAGCGCCCTCGCCGGAGCGCCGAGCCGGACCCTGGAGACCCGGCTACGGCTGGTCCGCGCCCGGCTGGAGAACGGTGAAGCCGAGACCGCGCTCGCGTCACTGGCGGAGCTGGAGGCCGAACGGCCCGACGACTGGCGGGTGGTGTGGTGCCGGGGCGTGGCCGCGCTGGTCACGGGCGACTTCGAGGCCGCCGCCCCGGCCTTCGACGCGGTGTACGACGCCTTCCCCGGCGAGGCCGCGCCCAAGCTGGCGCTCGGCCTGTGCGCGGAGGTGCTGGGCCAGCTGGACAACGCCGCCGAGTACTACCGCCTGGTGTGGTCGACCGACCCGAGCTTCGTGAGCGCGGCGTTCGGCCTGGCGCGCGTGCAGCTCGCGTCGGGCGACCGGCAGGGCGCCGTACGGACGCTGGAGTCGGTTCCGGAATCGTCGATCCACTACACGGCGGCGCGCGTGGCCGCCGTACGGGCGCGGCTGCGCGAGCGCGCGGCGGGCGCGGCGGACGGGGCGGGCGGGTCGTTCCCGGACGAGGCGGACGGGTCGTTCCTGGACGATCTGACCGCGGCCGCCGGCCAGGTGGAGGCCCTCGACGCGTACGGTCTGGACCCGGCGCGCCGGGAGCAGTTGTCGGCGGAAGTGCTCGGCTGCGCGCTCGACTGGATACTCTCCGGAGGCCAGGGCGTCCCGCCGGCCGCCGGCGGCGGGGGACGGGTGCTGCTCGGCAGCGGCCTGGACGAGCGGGGGCTCCGCTTCGGACTGGAGCGCTCGTACCGCACGCTGGCCAGGCTCGCGCCCGGCGGCGAGGAGAGGATCGACCTGGTGGAACGGGCCAACCGTTACCGCCCCCGGACGTGGGTGTAG
- the malQ gene encoding 4-alpha-glucanotransferase: MTASGPAEPPDEELSRLAALHGVATGYSPSPDRTVTVSAGAVAAALAALGVDASTPQAARAALAVREQELRTRLLPPTVVHWTGAPENPLAALPPGTRLRIDTEQGGTRADAEGLPPGVHSLTATAPDGRTADAHLIVAPDRLPGCPERSYGLLVQLYSLLSRRSWGMGDLGDLAELAAWAGRTAGAGFVQVNPLHAAVPGTPAAPTDPSPYRPSSRRFPDPVHLRIENIPEFAHVEDRERVRTLLERAERLRGAVLDKDALIDRDAVGELKREALELVRQVPLGPGRQAAYDAFRAEQGQALEDHATWCALAEAHGADRSRWPEGLRDPRSPETARARDELSDRVDFHSWLAWLTDSQLTAAQRAAREAGMPVGIVHDLAVGVHPGGADAWAQADHFAAGMSVGAPPDAFNAHGQDWGLPPWRPDRLAESGYAPYRGLLRALFRYAGALRIDHVMGLFRLWWVPQGQPPTEGTYVRYDAEAMLALLVLEASRAGSLVIGEDLGTVEPGVREALQRRGVLGTSVLWFERDWEGDGRPLAPEHWRADCLATATTHDLPPTAARLTGDHVELRDGLGLLAHPVEEERAAAAADTGEWLTLLARLGLLQGASGERPSAGEEAEIQAVHRFLLRTPARMIGVWLPDGTGDRRPQNLPGTWDQYPNWRLPIADADGRPVTLEDLTASPRLRALLDVLREGVGQGGRPAVNAGRFG, translated from the coding sequence GTGACCGCGTCCGGGCCGGCCGAGCCCCCCGACGAGGAGTTGTCCCGGCTCGCCGCGTTGCACGGCGTCGCCACCGGCTACAGCCCGTCCCCGGACCGCACGGTCACCGTGTCCGCCGGTGCCGTCGCCGCCGCGCTGGCCGCGCTCGGCGTCGACGCGAGCACCCCGCAGGCCGCCCGCGCCGCCCTCGCCGTGCGCGAGCAGGAGCTGCGCACCCGCCTGCTGCCGCCCACCGTCGTCCACTGGACCGGCGCCCCGGAGAACCCCCTCGCCGCCCTCCCGCCCGGCACCCGCCTGCGTATCGACACCGAGCAGGGCGGGACGCGGGCCGACGCCGAGGGGCTCCCGCCCGGCGTCCACAGCCTCACCGCCACCGCCCCCGACGGCCGCACCGCCGACGCCCATCTGATCGTCGCCCCCGACCGGCTCCCCGGCTGCCCGGAACGCTCGTACGGGCTGCTCGTCCAGCTCTACTCCCTCCTCTCCCGCCGCTCCTGGGGCATGGGCGACCTCGGGGACCTCGCCGAGCTCGCCGCCTGGGCCGGGCGCACGGCGGGCGCCGGATTCGTGCAGGTCAACCCGCTGCACGCGGCCGTCCCCGGCACCCCCGCGGCCCCCACCGACCCCTCCCCGTACCGGCCCTCCTCCCGGCGCTTCCCGGACCCGGTCCACCTGCGGATCGAGAACATCCCCGAGTTCGCCCACGTCGAGGACCGCGAGCGCGTCCGGACTCTGCTGGAGCGGGCCGAACGGCTGCGCGGCGCCGTCCTCGACAAGGACGCCCTCATCGACCGGGACGCGGTGGGGGAGCTCAAGCGGGAGGCGCTGGAACTCGTACGGCAGGTTCCCCTCGGGCCCGGGCGGCAGGCGGCGTACGACGCCTTCCGCGCCGAGCAGGGGCAGGCGCTGGAGGACCACGCCACCTGGTGCGCGCTCGCCGAGGCGCACGGCGCGGACCGGAGCCGGTGGCCGGAGGGGCTGCGCGACCCCCGCTCGCCCGAGACCGCCCGCGCCCGCGACGAGCTGAGCGACCGGGTCGACTTCCACTCCTGGCTCGCCTGGCTCACCGACTCCCAGCTCACCGCCGCCCAGCGCGCCGCGCGCGAGGCGGGCATGCCGGTCGGGATCGTCCACGACCTCGCCGTCGGCGTACACCCGGGCGGCGCCGACGCCTGGGCTCAGGCCGACCACTTCGCCGCCGGGATGTCGGTGGGCGCCCCGCCCGACGCCTTCAACGCCCACGGCCAGGACTGGGGCCTGCCGCCCTGGCGCCCGGACCGCCTCGCCGAGTCCGGCTACGCGCCGTACCGCGGCCTGCTCCGCGCCCTCTTCCGCTACGCCGGCGCCCTGCGCATCGACCACGTCATGGGCCTGTTCCGGCTCTGGTGGGTGCCCCAGGGACAGCCGCCGACGGAGGGGACGTACGTCCGTTACGACGCCGAGGCCATGCTCGCCCTCCTCGTGCTGGAGGCGTCGCGGGCCGGGTCCCTGGTGATCGGCGAGGACCTGGGGACCGTCGAGCCGGGGGTGCGTGAGGCCCTGCAGCGGCGCGGGGTGCTCGGCACGTCGGTGCTGTGGTTCGAACGGGACTGGGAGGGCGACGGCCGCCCCCTCGCGCCCGAGCACTGGCGCGCCGACTGCCTGGCCACCGCCACCACCCACGACCTGCCGCCCACCGCCGCCCGCCTCACCGGCGACCACGTCGAACTCCGCGACGGACTCGGCCTGTTGGCCCACCCGGTGGAGGAGGAGCGGGCCGCGGCCGCCGCGGACACGGGGGAGTGGCTGACGCTGCTGGCGCGCCTCGGACTGCTCCAGGGCGCGTCCGGAGAGCGGCCGTCCGCCGGTGAGGAGGCGGAGATCCAGGCCGTGCACCGCTTCCTGCTGCGCACGCCCGCCCGCATGATCGGCGTCTGGCTCCCGGACGGCACCGGCGACCGCCGCCCGCAGAACCTCCCGGGCACCTGGGACCAGTACCCCAACTGGCGGCTGCCGATCGCCGACGCCGACGGGCGCCCCGTCACCCTGGAGGACCTCACCGCCTCGCCGCGCCTGCGCGCCCTGCTCGACGTGCTGAGGGAGGGCGTCGGGCAGGGAGGCCGACCGGCGGTGAACGCGGGCCGATTCGGGTGA
- a CDS encoding glutamate ABC transporter substrate-binding protein: MNVRRVRAALRGWGGVSAMAALCALVLTFALLLPLTQSSGGGEGRGGVTDLAGPRVAVGSPARAEDCEESEAQKQTLPPSGDDGPAIDAIKSRTGAKRKLIVGIDQNSYRWGYRNPNAEGAKLEGFDIDLVHRIAEDILGDPDDVQFKAIPTSQRIPAIQDGRVDMVVRAMTITCDRLDQVAFSAPYFKTGQQVLAPKSSSIKGYDGSLAGKRICTAAGSTAYAKLEADRRAGRLASTADISLTVPNQLDCLVRLQLGEADAVVTDAALAASQAAQDPTVGLRGTAFTTEYYGVAMKKDADDLVRRVNRILEDYRASGWQQSYGTWLSATLGKDASPSKPPAPEYLRKS, from the coding sequence ATGAACGTACGGCGGGTGAGGGCGGCCCTGCGCGGCTGGGGCGGTGTCAGCGCGATGGCGGCCCTCTGCGCCCTCGTCCTGACGTTCGCTCTGCTGCTGCCGCTGACCCAGTCGTCCGGCGGCGGGGAGGGGCGCGGCGGGGTCACGGACCTGGCCGGACCGCGCGTCGCCGTCGGCAGTCCGGCGCGGGCCGAGGACTGCGAGGAGTCGGAGGCACAGAAGCAGACGCTGCCGCCCTCGGGCGACGACGGTCCGGCCATCGACGCCATCAAGTCCCGTACGGGAGCGAAGCGGAAGCTGATCGTCGGCATCGACCAGAACAGCTACCGCTGGGGCTACCGCAACCCCAATGCCGAGGGCGCGAAGCTGGAGGGCTTCGACATCGACCTGGTCCACCGGATCGCGGAGGACATCCTCGGCGACCCGGACGACGTCCAGTTCAAGGCCATACCCACCAGCCAGCGCATACCCGCGATCCAGGACGGCCGGGTCGACATGGTCGTCCGCGCGATGACCATCACCTGCGACCGCCTGGACCAAGTCGCCTTCTCCGCGCCCTACTTCAAGACCGGGCAACAGGTGCTGGCGCCCAAGTCCTCGTCCATCAAGGGCTACGACGGCTCGCTCGCCGGCAAGCGCATCTGCACGGCGGCCGGTTCGACGGCGTACGCCAAGCTGGAGGCGGACCGGCGTGCGGGCCGGCTGGCGTCCACCGCCGACATCTCCCTGACCGTGCCCAACCAGCTCGACTGCCTGGTCCGGCTCCAACTCGGCGAGGCCGACGCGGTGGTGACCGACGCCGCGCTCGCCGCGAGCCAGGCCGCGCAGGATCCGACGGTCGGGCTCCGGGGCACCGCGTTCACCACCGAGTACTACGGCGTGGCGATGAAGAAGGACGCCGACGATCTGGTACGCCGGGTGAACCGGATCCTGGAGGACTACCGGGCGAGCGGCTGGCAGCAGTCGTACGGCACGTGGCTGTCGGCCACACTGGGCAAGGACGCGTCACCGTCGAAGCCGCCCGCACCGGAGTATCTGCGCAAGAGCTGA
- a CDS encoding FtsX-like permease family protein — protein MRTDLRLALLLLGGSDRREWWRVGLTALGAALATGFGTAAVAIAALGGDQYSVGLAHGLLNQPGQRAGAILTLVLLLGPVVGFLGQCARIGAVHRDRRLAGLRLAGASPAQVRRIAALEVGLACLVGSVVATAASVFFLLREWQHPPGSVWAECALAVVTIPVLGTLVSVVALRRVVASPLGWVLRVRPQGGRRPGIVLLAAAVVILGAGLILTPERFGGLLTVFTAVVLVGLNAVWLTGATARFMGRRLAARTENPGTLIAAERLRDDPWAAARTHAAVLLVTVVGTGFMGIREVLLDVLHRAHHPMDLSFYTTGIDLTGTAILIALAITLAGLAVGAAESVATRRRGLATQAAAGVPQSVLDRALLLETALPLAPAVALAGAGGMGIGVWYAQFGGVDSVPLLPLAVPVFVYAACLLAAATSLPLLHRSAHTAELRYG, from the coding sequence GTGAGAACCGATCTGCGGCTCGCGCTGCTGCTGCTGGGCGGCTCCGACCGGCGGGAGTGGTGGCGGGTGGGGCTGACGGCGCTGGGCGCGGCGCTGGCGACCGGCTTCGGGACGGCGGCGGTCGCGATCGCCGCGCTGGGTGGCGATCAGTACAGCGTCGGGCTCGCCCACGGCCTGCTCAACCAGCCAGGGCAGCGCGCGGGCGCGATCCTCACCCTGGTGCTCCTGCTCGGCCCGGTGGTCGGCTTCCTCGGTCAGTGCGCCCGCATCGGGGCCGTCCACCGCGACCGACGGCTGGCCGGGCTGCGCCTGGCGGGGGCCTCTCCGGCCCAGGTGCGGCGGATCGCCGCGCTGGAGGTGGGGCTCGCCTGCCTCGTGGGGTCCGTGGTCGCCACGGCCGCTTCCGTGTTCTTCCTGCTGCGTGAGTGGCAGCACCCGCCGGGGTCGGTCTGGGCCGAGTGCGCGCTGGCAGTGGTGACCATACCCGTGCTGGGCACGCTGGTGAGCGTGGTCGCGCTGCGCCGCGTCGTCGCCTCGCCGCTGGGCTGGGTGCTCCGGGTGCGCCCGCAGGGCGGCAGGCGGCCGGGCATCGTGCTGCTGGCGGCGGCTGTGGTGATCCTCGGCGCGGGGCTGATACTCACTCCGGAGCGCTTCGGCGGGTTGCTGACCGTGTTCACCGCAGTGGTTCTCGTGGGGTTGAACGCAGTGTGGCTGACCGGCGCCACGGCCCGGTTCATGGGTCGCCGTCTCGCGGCCCGCACCGAGAATCCGGGGACGCTGATCGCGGCGGAGCGGTTGCGCGACGACCCGTGGGCGGCCGCGCGCACCCATGCGGCTGTACTGCTGGTCACCGTCGTGGGCACCGGATTCATGGGAATCCGGGAGGTTCTGCTCGACGTTCTGCACCGCGCCCATCACCCGATGGACCTGTCCTTCTACACCACGGGCATCGATCTCACCGGCACCGCGATCCTGATCGCCCTGGCGATCACCCTCGCCGGTCTCGCCGTGGGCGCCGCCGAGTCCGTGGCAACCCGGCGCCGCGGCCTTGCGACACAGGCCGCAGCTGGGGTGCCCCAGTCCGTACTGGACCGGGCGCTGCTCCTGGAGACCGCCCTGCCGCTCGCTCCCGCGGTCGCGCTGGCCGGCGCCGGTGGGATGGGGATCGGCGTCTGGTACGCGCAGTTCGGCGGCGTCGACTCCGTGCCGCTGCTGCCGCTGGCCGTGCCCGTGTTCGTCTACGCCGCATGCCTGCTGGCGGCGGCCACCTCGCTGCCGCTGCTGCACCGCTCGGCGCACACGGCGGAGCTGCGCTACGGCTGA